Proteins encoded together in one Ferroglobus placidus DSM 10642 window:
- a CDS encoding radical SAM protein, translating into MIYDLPLFRPPSEAKSVILQATIGCSHNKCTFCGSYKMKKFREKSLEEIWRDLLILKEFYPDAKRMFIADGNAFCMSTEKLLKIISMAKKVFPNLERISIYATPMDILAKSDEEISLLAESGLRLIYLGIESGDDVVLKEVKKGATSKEILKAGRKAIENGVTLSVTAILGLGGRKRSEEHAENTAKLLNEMKPHYTAFLTLMVVEGTPLHRKVLRGEFELLNKKELLLELRRIVELLEYKTVFRANHASNYLPLKANLPEEKEKLLREIDFALEHPEVLKPDYLRAL; encoded by the coding sequence GTGATCTACGATCTGCCACTTTTCAGACCGCCGAGTGAAGCAAAAAGCGTTATTCTTCAGGCTACAATAGGCTGCTCTCACAACAAATGCACGTTCTGCGGCTCTTACAAAATGAAAAAGTTCAGGGAGAAAAGTTTGGAGGAGATTTGGAGAGATTTGCTAATTTTAAAGGAGTTTTATCCTGATGCAAAAAGAATGTTTATCGCAGACGGAAACGCTTTTTGCATGTCCACGGAGAAGCTCCTTAAGATAATTTCGATGGCAAAAAAGGTTTTCCCCAACCTCGAAAGAATCTCGATATACGCAACTCCGATGGACATTCTCGCGAAAAGCGATGAAGAAATTTCGTTGCTGGCTGAGAGTGGTTTAAGGCTAATTTACCTTGGAATAGAGTCTGGAGATGACGTTGTTTTGAAAGAAGTTAAGAAAGGTGCGACGAGCAAAGAAATACTTAAAGCTGGAAGAAAAGCGATAGAAAACGGAGTGACGCTTTCGGTCACAGCTATACTCGGACTCGGTGGGAGAAAAAGGAGCGAAGAGCACGCGGAAAACACTGCAAAGCTCCTCAACGAGATGAAGCCGCATTACACAGCTTTTCTAACTCTCATGGTCGTAGAGGGGACTCCTCTCCACAGGAAAGTTTTGAGGGGAGAGTTTGAGCTGCTTAACAAGAAAGAGCTGCTGCTCGAGCTTAGAAGAATCGTCGAACTGCTTGAGTATAAAACAGTCTTCAGAGCAAACCACGCCTCCAACTACCTCCCTCTGAAAGCAAATTTGCCCGAGGAGAAGGAAAAGCTTTTGAGAGAGATAGACTTCGCTTTAGAGCATCCAGAGGTTCTTA